In Methanobrevibacter sp., a single window of DNA contains:
- the rpsJ gene encoding 30S ribosomal protein S10, giving the protein MNQARIKLTGTDPEKLAYVCDQLKKIAERTGVDLSGPIPLPTKKLVVPTRKSPDGEGKASWEKWELRIHKRLIGIGADERAMRQVMKVNVPDNVSIEIELKG; this is encoded by the coding sequence ATGAATCAAGCAAGAATTAAGCTTACTGGAACAGACCCAGAAAAATTAGCATACGTATGTGATCAACTTAAAAAGATTGCTGAAAGAACTGGTGTCGACTTGTCCGGTCCTATTCCATTGCCTACTAAAAAATTGGTAGTCCCAACTAGAAAATCTCCAGATGGAGAAGGTAAAGCTTCTTGGGAAAAATGGGAACTCAGAATTCACAAACGTTTAATCGGTATTGGAGCTGATGAACGTGCAATGAGACAAGTCATGAAAGTTAACGTTCCTGATAACGTAAGTATTGAAATTGAACTTAAAGGATAA
- the cobK gene encoding precorrin-6A reductase encodes MKIFLLGGTKDSINIIEHIKQNYDAFILTTTTTEYGAKLAIEGGSDDTIARPLLKDEIIEIINDGDFDMLIDATHPFAAHITQTSASIASELEIPYVRFERPTTNLDNIDTSRIHYADSFDEAGKLIADEFDEGNVLHFAGANTMEDVMKHVPAKRFYPRILKVEKSLEKCEKLAINPDHIIPMTGAATKQENIDLIEKYDASVMITKESGEIGGVIEKIQAANEKDIAIIMIRRPKIEMLNKDDIVNDLKELDSKIKSFFKNRYR; translated from the coding sequence ATGAAAATATTCCTACTGGGCGGCACCAAAGATTCGATAAATATCATAGAACACATTAAACAGAATTATGATGCATTCATCCTAACCACAACCACTACGGAATACGGTGCAAAATTGGCGATTGAAGGCGGAAGCGACGATACAATCGCAAGGCCTCTTCTCAAAGATGAGATAATTGAAATAATAAATGATGGTGATTTTGACATGTTGATTGATGCGACCCATCCGTTTGCAGCCCACATAACACAGACTTCAGCAAGCATTGCCAGTGAGCTTGAAATTCCATATGTCCGCTTTGAAAGACCCACCACCAACCTTGATAACATAGACACGTCCCGCATTCATTATGCAGATTCATTTGACGAAGCGGGAAAACTGATAGCCGATGAATTTGATGAAGGAAATGTCCTGCATTTTGCAGGAGCCAACACCATGGAGGATGTCATGAAACATGTCCCTGCCAAAAGGTTCTATCCAAGAATTTTAAAAGTGGAGAAATCACTTGAAAAATGCGAGAAACTGGCCATCAATCCTGACCACATCATCCCAATGACTGGCGCCGCAACAAAACAGGAAAACATCGACTTGATAGAAAAGTATGATGCAAGCGTGATGATCACCAAAGAAAGCGGGGAAATCGGCGGAGTCATCGAAAAGATTCAGGCAGCCAATGAAAAGGACATAGCCATCATAATGATAAGACGCCCAAAAATAGAGATGTTAAATAAAGACGACATCGTGAATGATTTAAAGGAGCTAGACTCCAAAATAAAAAGTTTTTTTAAAAATAGATATAGATAA